TTCGACAATCCGTTCTGTCCGTCGAGGCTTGTCCACGAGACAGATGCAGGCCTGGGATAACGCTGCCCAGGCCTGTTTGCACGTGCGGCCTCGGTGGACGCCGTGCCTGAACAAGAGCGGGATAACTAGGACATCGGGGCCCTCGAGACGAAGTTCACGGAAGTTAGATAACGACCTCGGAGGGGGTGACAGCGATGCGACACCGGTCATTCGGCAGGAGTGCCGCGTGGGCAGTCTGCCTCTGTCTGGTGGGCAGCCTGATTCTACCAAGCGTCGCCCACGCCAGAACGGCGGAGGAGATTGACGCGAGCGTGAACGCGGCGCTGGCTCGGTTCACGAAGCAGGTGCAGGGATCCAGGGAACTCCTCCAGACCGCCAGGGGCGTCCTCGTGTTCGCGGGCGTAATCAAGGCCGGCGTGGGCGTCGGGGCTGAGTACGGGGAGGGCGCCCTGCGCATCGGCGGCAAGAGCGTGGGATACTACAGCATCGCGGCGGCCTCGATTGGGCTCCAGTTGGGGGCCCAGAAGAAGGATATCATCATCGTGTTCCTGGAGGATGCCGCCCTCAGGAAGTTCCAGGCCAGCCAGGGCTGGCAGGTAGGTGTTGATGGCTCGGTTGTGTTGATTGACGTGGGGGTCAACGCTTCCATAGACACGACGAAGATCAATCAGCCCGTCGTGGGATTCGTGGTGGGCCAGAAGGGGCTCATGTACAACCTGACCCTCGAGGGGTCTAAGATATCCAAGCTCAAGAAGTAGACTGTTGGCCGTAGACGTCAACCACAGACCAGACAGCCGCGCGCTCGCACCGGTGTCGGGCGCGCTGGCCTGGCTGATGGTCGCGCACTTCACGAACGACCTGTACAACAACTTCCTGCCCGCGTTGCTTCCGATACTGGCCGATGTGCACGGCATGACGCTTGGCAGAGCAGGGCTCTTGATCTCCATATCCACCATCTCCGGATCCCTGTTCCAGCCCGTGTTTGGATACGTCGCCGACAGCACCCAGTTGCGCCTCATCGCGGCGATCGGCCTGTCCTGCGCGGCGCTTGGGTCAGCTTTGCTCGGCATGGCCCCGTCGTACATGTGGCTCGCACTCGTTACGGTGCTCCACGGCATCGGCACGGCGGCCTTCCACCCGCAGTCGGCCGGGTTCATCCACCTCCTATCGGGCAATCGCAAGGGAACAACGATGGCGGTCTACATCATGGCGGGGCAGTCCGGACAGGCGCTGAGCCCGATGTTCGCCGCCTACGTAGCCGTCCGCGCGGGACTGCCGTGGGTGGCCCTGACGGCCGTGCCGGCCCTGCTCGTTTCGCTCGCGATCATGCGCGTCGTCCCCTGGCATTGGCGAGTCACGCAACAATCGGGCGTATCCGCAGGGCTGCAACGGGCAGTGCGGCAGAATCTCGGCGGGCTGGCGCGTTTGATGGTGCTCATCATGACTCGCGCCACCCTCGTGCACATCATGCTGGCGCTTTTGCCGTTCATGTATCGCGACCGGGGCGCGCCCGCCACCGAGGGAGCTGCTGCGATAGCCGCCATGATATTCGCAGGAGCGCTCGGCGGAATGGTCGGAGGGTATCTGTCGGACCGCTATGGCCGGCGCAAGGTCTTGTTCGTCTCGTTCGCGCTGGCCTCGCCGCTGTTCCTGGCCGCGATCCTGTCCAGCGGGCCTGCGACGATGATCTTCCTCGTCCTGGGAGGTGCCGCGCTGCTGGGCTCGTCGTCCCTGGTCACGGTGGAGGCGCAGAGCCTGCTGCCCGCGCACGCGAGCATGGCCGCGGGCCTGATGCTGGGCGTAAGCATGGGCATCGGCGGCATCCTTGTCGGGCCGGTCAGCGCGATCGCGCAGGCGGTTGGAATCATCCCCGTGCTGATCGTGGTAAGTTTGCTGCCGCTGCCAGGAAGCATCCTGACGCTGTCACTGGCCGGACACGATCCGGGGAAGGAACCGCGCCTCACGCCACCCCGGGCAGCTTCAGTTCATCCGCGCGATGGCAACTGACGAAGTGGCCGGGCGAGATCTCCCGGAGGGCCGGCGGTTGCACGCCGCAGAGGTCGGTGGCGTGGGGACAGCGCGGGTGAAAGTAGCAGCCCGATGGTGGATTGGCCGGACTCGGGACCTCGCCCTTCAGTTCGACGTCGCCGCTTCTGTAACGAGGGTCGGGTACGGGCACCGCCGCCATTAGCGCCGCAGTATAGGGATGCCTGGGCGTATCGTACAGCTCTTGCGTGGTCGCCATCTCGGCGATCTTGCCGACGTACATCACGACAACCCGGTCGCAGATATGCTTGACCACACTGAGGTTGTGCGCGATGAACAGGTACGTAAGACCCATCTCCCGTTGTAGATCCAGCAAGAGGTTCAGTATCTGCGCCTGCACGGAGACGTCCAGCGCAGAGATCGGCTCGTCGGCGACCACGAGACGAGGATGCAGCGCCAGCGCGCGGGCAATGCCGATGCGCTGCCGCTGGCCCCCGCTGAAGGCGTGGGGAAAGCGCTGCATGTACTCCGGCCGAAGGCCGACCAGTTGTAGCAGTTCCGCGACACGCTCGACACGCCTCTGGCGGTCCTTCACCCCG
Above is a window of Armatimonadota bacterium DNA encoding:
- a CDS encoding MFS transporter gives rise to the protein MAVDVNHRPDSRALAPVSGALAWLMVAHFTNDLYNNFLPALLPILADVHGMTLGRAGLLISISTISGSLFQPVFGYVADSTQLRLIAAIGLSCAALGSALLGMAPSYMWLALVTVLHGIGTAAFHPQSAGFIHLLSGNRKGTTMAVYIMAGQSGQALSPMFAAYVAVRAGLPWVALTAVPALLVSLAIMRVVPWHWRVTQQSGVSAGLQRAVRQNLGGLARLMVLIMTRATLVHIMLALLPFMYRDRGAPATEGAAAIAAMIFAGALGGMVGGYLSDRYGRRKVLFVSFALASPLFLAAILSSGPATMIFLVLGGAALLGSSSLVTVEAQSLLPAHASMAAGLMLGVSMGIGGILVGPVSAIAQAVGIIPVLIVVSLLPLPGSILTLSLAGHDPGKEPRLTPPRAASVHPRDGN
- a CDS encoding ATP-binding cassette domain-containing protein; this encodes MYFPIQKGFMRRVVGHIRAVDGISFAVGDGETVGLVGESGCGKTTAARCILRAYSPTGGEILFQTAEGSVVDLAKLPRQDLRPLRSQVQMIFQDPYGSLNPRMTIFDTVGEPLLVNGVKDRQRRVERVAELLQLVGLRPEYMQRFPHAFSGGQRQRIGIARALALHPRLVVADEPISALDVSVQAQILNLLLDLQREMGLTYLFIAHNLSVVKHICDRVVVMYVGKIAEMATTQELYDTPRHPYTAALMAAVPVPDPRYRSGDVELKGEVPSPANPPSGCYFHPRCPHATDLCGVQPPALREISPGHFVSCHRADELKLPGVA